CAAGCCATGGACGGAAAAGATTAAGACAAAATCCTGGCTTTTGCGGTTGTTTAGGGCGCTTAAAATCGTGTTCAAAATGATTTCATTAAGCTTTTTGTCAGCATAAAAGCGTTCTATCACTCGCACTTTGGGGCGGAAAGTTTCTAAGGATTTTAGGGCGTTAAAAGCGTCATTGAAGCTAGAAAGGGTGGTCGTGCTAGAATATTGCGGATACATGGAAAAAAATACCAGGCTTTCTATTTCTTTTAAGGCTAAATCTTGCAAAACCATAGACGCATAAGGGGGGGTATAACGCATCGCATAAGTGTAAAAACGAGAAGGATCCAATTCGTTCAAACGCTCTGTAAGGGCGAATGTGATAGGCGTTAAAGGGGATTTGCCTCCTAATTTTTCATAGATTTTTTTGGATTTTTCTATGCGGCTATTGACGATCATTTTACCCACCATTTTACGCATGAAATTATTTTTAATGGTAAGGATAAAGGGGTCATCAAACATGTTTTTTAAAAACACCCCCACTTCATAAAGGCTGTTAGGCCCTCCCATATTCAAAAGAACAACCGCTTCTTTGGGGGATTTTGTGGCGTTATTTTCTAAATTATTAAGCTTTTCATTGATCAAATTCATTAGCACATGCTAAAATAAAACGATTAATAAAAAATAAATCGTTAGAAAGAAGTTAATGTTAGAGATGAGTTTGCAAGCATTAAATACACAAGATTCTTCTGTGATGGCTCAATCCTTGCTTGTCCATGCCTTTTTTGCCGCTTTGCTTGCCCTAGCTTTTATGATCAATCTTTACACCCTTTTTAAAGAAAAGAATTTTATCCAATTGAACAAAAAAATCTATCTTGTCATGCCAGCGATTTACATTCTTTTAAGCATCGCTCTTTTGAGCGGGATTTTTATTTGGGCGATGCAACAATTTGAATTTTCTTTTAGCGCTGTTGTTATGCTTTTAGGGCTGTTGTTGATGCTGATAGCAGAGATCAAACGCCATAAAAGCGTGAAATTCGCTATCACTAAAAAAGAAAGGATGGAGACGTATATCAAAAAGGCTAAAATCCTGTATTGTTTAGAAACGATTCTTATTGTTGTGTTAATGGGCCTTTGAATGCGTTTTGTCTACCACCCTTTAGCCAAAGAGCCTATTTTAAAAATAGAAGGCGAGAGTTATATCCATTTATACCGCTCAAGGCGTATCAAAAGCGCGAGTCGTTTGGATTTAAGAAATTTAAAAGACGGCTTTTTATACACCTATGAACATGCAGAAATCACTAAAAAACATGCCCTTTTAAGGCTAGTGGGCGAACAACCATTAGAGGTTATGGCCAGTAAAAAAACGCATTTGATTTTAAGCGTGATTGAAATCAAAAGCGTTGAAAAAATCCTACCCTTTTTAAATCAGTTAGGCGTGAGCAAGTTGAGTTTATTCTATGCGGATTTTAGCCAACGCAATG
This DNA window, taken from Helicobacter pylori, encodes the following:
- a CDS encoding 16S rRNA (uracil(1498)-N(3))-methyltransferase; translated protein: MRFVYHPLAKEPILKIEGESYIHLYRSRRIKSASRLDLRNLKDGFLYTYEHAEITKKHALLRLVGEQPLEVMASKKTHLILSVIEIKSVEKILPFLNQLGVSKLSLFYADFSQRNEKIDSAKLERFQKILIHSCEQCGRSALMELEAFSNTKEVLKAYPKASVLDFKGETLPASMGFEKGVIIGPEGGFSEPERECFKEREIYRIPLDMVLKSESACVFVASIAQV
- the hemH gene encoding ferrochelatase, encoding MNLINEKLNNLENNATKSPKEAVVLLNMGGPNSLYEVGVFLKNMFDDPFILTIKNNFMRKMVGKMIVNSRIEKSKKIYEKLGGKSPLTPITFALTERLNELDPSRFYTYAMRYTPPYASMVLQDLALKEIESLVFFSMYPQYSSTTTLSSFNDAFNALKSLETFRPKVRVIERFYADKKLNEIILNTILSALNNRKSQDFVLIFSVHGLPKSIVDAGDTYQQECEHHVSLLKELIQQKNIPFKEVLLSYQSKLGPMKWLEPSTEELIEKHRKSHIVIYPLAFTIDNSETLYELDMQYRLMAERLAVKEYLVCPCLNDSIEFAKFIIGLVKNLKSE